Proteins found in one Candidatus Tisiphia endosymbiont of Beris chalybata genomic segment:
- a CDS encoding PEP/pyruvate-binding domain-containing protein translates to MSDNKADNKDCKDKYIDSIERNGRIYGFKAANLIYLQEEIIEEFISSENDLLAQTAIKIQVPAFLPLAGNIIKQHLDQYAHNFADLLNNFKASYQQQLDKGKFDPDTEESRNKIEQCIIDTLSQHPLSMNKELTQQIQTFLDKNNIRKDQLLMIRSTGVNEDKADMANAGGNESFPCKAHLEVIVEVMTQVAASYFSEKSLSQRLIAGDKSITDFPVMPILAQKMIKAALSTSQELAKIKERIVYSGVMYSSILGATSLQVAPGHGEYVVNSKGPTDEYHISENDLISKIRCRKDFRIQEQQDANGKIHLVRVDNNSSVRDVLSLDDNTVFVLHQLAKFIVRKYNKPMDIEFVFEPVSNTIYIVQARAIPEGRRKGLEPSAVAPKFLVNHADELKTIKALQVVTPKVNKAMVITNKEQVIISHAIKEALDQYNKLGKDNQVKVGIIQEPSPSTSHEAAVFNNAAVLIMQVNNLEQVRQLLETGGLVIMDPQRSKIYQLPDKIFAAPNQTNIEQSLYDQNILAKGLYASPLSPYVTTVPYVFPPYEFLSKEQIAIKALSKNKTVGQLLAEAKLGNLESTTRLLSIAAAAAQYRQARYEQEQLAAEEPNQPRDKRFIDNLEKLTRAQLGSSNRDTKLGLAYVLRGIYNFYKEGNISQELFQEIMLHGATLFEYLNEMKKLRGFTEVGEQEVYSGYLNIQKKFTGLITSNKEKNIFSSSLVIERAERTKENLSQQQIDKYEQENNYQFSVTQKEYLIQLLKLGQYAISNNEGKAWQDFCFDVSSTSKTQQIKTMADAAIALATRERNTNQLADLVDKVVSYDIQSKWLNIVFMEKVLEYRLKPPTAILRALEEDFNQLKLEPIKQANNLIKEMIAQIPLWEEANKFPRLYEEFKEKIQQINPDLQWNPEASSLEKILKLENLDTLTDTLDKINKSLEHSSNYQDPQGKDLEDDKGNNLQAARFLLLVTQFYGVMKIWIKHNEFENVEPYLEQMEQLLIQKKNQILTKEEFNPSPNFAVNTSTINVPGNESRRVTYKTLEDFLTLTHQNGKTIIAKLSEPHCRIIINQCPDLVKNLNQQLDDAIVFNKKHIIPTTMIKLEDNQLTITKNIPLRHHACIASIQFNFTIRETSISFSMFGSNAYGRLDHIKLDEDIALTAAGIQFIKGPSINTKEREVAYSAKIKDNQQVNLIIQNINKSIDTSFEIIRGDLQLPLAKVKLMKQRLYILKQYDQLAIEEFKELANVAKIMLIEPTKFFNTSSTSSNLNKSHIEVLSKILDFCDARELFEIIVLHEHKLPKELVKHFFEKSGTNVNKLLIAFLQHTTETEQVLLLIYLILNNDPTLENIKNILKNQLTNFKKSMQTSTKWWQELNPEVQSSLLPKLFSPQISLNPELNLIVLAILQDPLKLLIQLNAEDHPNFVSSLFNLLESKDSELQATIINILKMPLQLLRYLNSEAHSNFILRIFDLRNNEDPKIQALLQNTLKQSFELLIHLKSPVHSSFILSFFNLLNTSEPALKSIVLNILKNPSELLTYLKPPAHDNFVTRFFDLKDSKDLEVKLIIQDTLNNPIKLLTYLKSNAHHRFISCLFDLKNSQEPEQKLIALNILKDPLGLLPHLAPEAHPSFISNFFNLQNSKTPELQSTILQLLRNPLELLSRLSTEAYPSFVTSLFDLYNSKDLEIKSTVLNILKDPLDLLAHLRSHRNAPRKLEQ, encoded by the coding sequence ATGTCTGATAATAAAGCGGATAATAAAGATTGTAAGGATAAGTATATTGATTCTATTGAACGAAATGGTAGAATTTATGGCTTTAAAGCAGCTAATTTAATTTATTTACAAGAGGAAATAATAGAAGAATTTATTTCCTCAGAAAATGATTTACTAGCGCAAACTGCTATTAAAATACAGGTGCCAGCATTTTTACCACTAGCAGGCAATATAATAAAACAGCATTTAGATCAATACGCTCACAACTTTGCAGATTTACTTAATAACTTCAAAGCCAGCTATCAACAACAGTTAGATAAAGGAAAGTTCGATCCAGATACAGAAGAGAGTAGAAACAAAATAGAACAATGTATTATTGACACTCTTAGCCAACATCCACTGTCAATGAATAAAGAGCTAACTCAGCAAATACAGACTTTTCTAGACAAGAATAATATCCGAAAAGATCAGTTATTAATGATTCGCAGCACCGGAGTGAACGAAGACAAAGCCGATATGGCAAATGCTGGGGGCAATGAAAGTTTTCCCTGTAAAGCACATTTAGAGGTAATAGTAGAAGTAATGACGCAAGTAGCGGCATCTTATTTTAGTGAGAAATCCCTATCGCAACGTTTAATAGCAGGAGATAAATCAATTACTGACTTTCCAGTAATGCCGATATTAGCACAAAAAATGATCAAGGCAGCCTTAAGTACAAGCCAAGAACTTGCTAAAATAAAGGAAAGAATCGTTTATTCTGGAGTGATGTATAGTAGTATTTTAGGAGCAACAAGTTTGCAAGTTGCACCTGGCCATGGTGAATATGTAGTAAATAGTAAGGGCCCTACTGATGAGTATCATATTAGTGAAAATGATTTAATCTCTAAGATACGTTGTAGAAAAGATTTTCGAATCCAAGAACAACAAGATGCTAACGGTAAGATACATTTAGTAAGAGTAGATAATAATTCAAGCGTGCGTGATGTATTATCACTAGATGATAATACAGTATTTGTTTTACATCAGCTAGCTAAATTCATAGTAAGGAAATATAACAAACCGATGGATATTGAATTTGTTTTTGAGCCGGTAAGTAACACTATCTATATAGTACAAGCAAGAGCAATTCCAGAAGGTAGAAGGAAAGGCTTAGAACCATCTGCTGTGGCCCCCAAATTTCTAGTTAACCACGCTGACGAATTAAAAACTATTAAAGCTTTGCAAGTAGTAACGCCAAAAGTGAATAAAGCTATGGTGATTACTAATAAGGAACAAGTAATCATCTCCCATGCTATTAAGGAAGCATTAGATCAATATAATAAGCTAGGGAAAGATAATCAAGTAAAAGTAGGGATTATTCAAGAGCCATCTCCTAGCACCTCTCATGAAGCTGCAGTATTTAATAACGCAGCAGTATTAATAATGCAAGTAAACAATCTCGAGCAAGTAAGGCAATTATTAGAAACAGGAGGGCTGGTAATAATGGATCCTCAGCGTAGTAAGATTTATCAATTACCTGACAAAATATTTGCAGCTCCTAATCAAACTAATATTGAACAATCGCTATATGATCAAAATATTTTGGCTAAAGGACTTTATGCTTCACCATTATCACCTTATGTTACCACAGTACCATATGTTTTTCCCCCTTATGAATTTTTAAGTAAAGAGCAAATAGCTATAAAAGCCTTATCTAAAAATAAAACTGTTGGTCAATTATTAGCGGAAGCAAAATTAGGTAATCTCGAAAGCACTACGCGGCTTTTGTCCATAGCTGCTGCAGCTGCCCAATATAGGCAAGCAAGATATGAACAAGAGCAATTAGCAGCAGAAGAACCTAACCAACCTCGTGATAAAAGATTTATAGATAATTTAGAGAAATTAACAAGGGCACAGCTTGGTAGCAGCAACCGTGACACTAAGCTGGGGCTAGCCTATGTTCTTAGAGGTATATACAATTTTTATAAAGAAGGTAATATTTCACAGGAATTATTTCAAGAGATAATGCTGCACGGAGCTACGTTATTTGAGTACTTAAATGAAATGAAAAAACTACGCGGTTTTACTGAGGTAGGGGAGCAGGAAGTCTATTCAGGATATTTGAATATTCAAAAAAAGTTTACAGGCTTAATTACTAGCAATAAGGAAAAAAATATTTTCTCAAGTTCGCTAGTGATTGAAAGAGCTGAAAGAACAAAAGAGAATTTATCCCAACAACAAATTGATAAATATGAACAAGAGAATAATTATCAATTTTCTGTTACCCAAAAAGAATACTTAATCCAACTTTTAAAGTTAGGGCAATATGCTATTAGTAATAATGAGGGTAAGGCTTGGCAAGATTTTTGTTTTGATGTGAGTAGTACCAGTAAAACACAACAGATAAAAACAATGGCAGATGCAGCTATCGCTCTTGCTACTAGAGAGAGAAACACTAATCAATTAGCGGATTTGGTAGATAAAGTAGTATCATATGATATACAAAGTAAATGGCTTAACATTGTTTTTATGGAAAAGGTACTGGAATATAGGCTTAAACCACCTACCGCAATACTGAGAGCTTTAGAAGAAGATTTTAATCAGTTAAAACTTGAACCTATTAAACAAGCCAACAATTTAATTAAAGAAATGATAGCTCAAATTCCTTTATGGGAAGAGGCTAATAAATTTCCCAGATTATATGAAGAATTTAAAGAAAAAATACAACAAATCAATCCAGATTTGCAGTGGAATCCCGAAGCTTCTAGCTTAGAAAAGATCTTAAAACTAGAAAATTTAGATACCCTAACTGATACACTAGATAAAATTAATAAATCCTTAGAACATTCCAGCAATTACCAAGATCCACAGGGCAAAGATTTAGAAGATGATAAAGGCAATAACCTTCAAGCAGCACGGTTTCTCTTGCTAGTAACTCAGTTTTATGGGGTCATGAAAATTTGGATAAAACATAATGAGTTTGAAAATGTAGAGCCTTATTTAGAACAAATGGAACAATTGTTAATTCAAAAAAAGAACCAAATATTAACTAAGGAAGAATTTAATCCCTCTCCTAACTTTGCTGTGAATACCTCTACTATCAATGTTCCGGGTAATGAAAGTAGACGAGTAACATATAAAACTCTAGAAGATTTTTTAACTTTAACGCATCAAAATGGGAAAACTATTATTGCTAAGCTTAGTGAACCGCATTGTCGTATAATAATAAATCAATGCCCTGATCTAGTAAAAAATTTAAATCAACAACTTGATGATGCGATTGTTTTTAATAAAAAACATATCATTCCCACCACTATGATTAAATTAGAAGATAACCAATTAACTATCACAAAAAATATTCCTTTAAGACATCATGCCTGTATAGCTAGTATACAGTTTAATTTTACTATTAGAGAAACTTCTATAAGCTTTAGTATGTTTGGTAGTAATGCATATGGTAGGCTGGATCATATAAAACTTGATGAAGATATTGCATTAACAGCAGCAGGAATTCAATTTATTAAGGGACCATCTATTAACACAAAAGAAAGAGAAGTAGCTTATTCTGCCAAGATTAAGGACAACCAACAAGTAAATTTAATAATTCAAAATATAAATAAATCTATTGACACTAGCTTTGAGATAATACGTGGAGATTTACAGTTACCATTAGCTAAAGTTAAATTGATGAAACAAAGATTATACATATTAAAGCAATATGATCAACTTGCCATTGAGGAATTTAAGGAATTAGCTAACGTGGCCAAAATTATGTTAATTGAACCAACTAAATTTTTTAATACATCATCTACTAGCAGTAATTTAAATAAATCTCATATTGAAGTATTAAGTAAAATTCTAGATTTTTGTGATGCGAGAGAATTGTTTGAAATTATTGTGCTACATGAACACAAATTACCCAAAGAATTAGTAAAACATTTTTTTGAAAAATCTGGCACTAATGTCAATAAATTATTAATAGCATTTTTGCAGCACACTACTGAGACAGAACAAGTTTTATTATTGATATATTTAATATTGAATAATGATCCTACGCTAGAAAATATAAAAAATATATTAAAAAACCAACTGACTAATTTTAAAAAATCGATGCAAACATCCACGAAGTGGTGGCAGGAGTTAAATCCCGAAGTGCAGTCTAGTTTATTACCAAAACTTTTTTCTCCTCAAATTAGTCTAAATCCTGAACTCAATCTAATAGTGCTAGCTATATTGCAGGATCCCCTAAAATTACTAATACAACTTAATGCAGAAGATCATCCTAATTTCGTATCAAGCCTTTTCAATCTTTTGGAAAGTAAAGATTCTGAACTACAGGCCACAATAATAAATATATTAAAAATGCCCTTACAATTGTTAAGATACCTTAACTCAGAAGCTCACTCTAACTTTATATTAAGAATTTTTGATTTACGAAATAATGAAGATCCTAAAATCCAGGCTCTACTACAAAATACATTAAAACAGTCTTTCGAATTATTAATCCATCTTAAATCACCTGTTCATTCTAGCTTCATCTTAAGTTTTTTTAATCTTTTAAATACTTCAGAACCTGCATTAAAATCAATAGTGCTGAATATATTAAAAAATCCATCAGAGTTGTTAACATACCTTAAACCACCTGCTCATGATAATTTTGTGACAAGATTTTTTGATTTGAAAGATAGTAAAGATCTTGAGGTAAAATTAATAATACAAGACACATTAAACAATCCAATAAAATTGCTAACATATCTTAAATCTAACGCTCATCATAGGTTTATATCATGCCTTTTTGACTTGAAAAATTCCCAAGAGCCCGAACAAAAGTTAATAGCTTTAAATATATTAAAAGATCCACTAGGGCTACTGCCACATCTTGCTCCAGAAGCTCATCCTAGTTTTATATCAAACTTTTTTAATCTTCAAAATAGTAAAACTCCTGAGTTGCAATCAACAATATTACAACTACTCAGAAACCCCTTAGAATTATTAAGCCGCCTTAGTACAGAAGCTTACCCTAGTTTTGTTACAAGCCTATTTGATCTGTACAATAGTAAAGATCTTGAGATAAAATCAACAGTACTAAATATATTAAAAGATCCATTAGATTTACTAGCCCACCTTAGGTCACATCGTAATGCGCCCCGAAAACTAGAGCAGTGA
- a CDS encoding aminotransferase class I/II-fold pyridoxal phosphate-dependent enzyme, which yields MSLNVFKLEEYLARYEFSAKYLLCCSDAESFNMLEILEMASPDDKKLWDHLRLSYTETPGLPILRQTIANKLYHRLEADNILCFAGAEEGIFCTLHALIENNDHVIVLTPCYQSLLEIPKLKGADISEVPLKEENDWRIDLSTIKKAIKPNTKCIIINFPHNPTGQVIEEEELAGLIDICKAQDIWLFSDEVYRLLGTPSKPWASPATCLYSRALSLGVMSKAFGMAGLRIGWIACQDKTLLKQIEQLKHYTTICNSAPAEILALISLHNKDKILTRNNKIVADNLKLLDEFFREYSPLFEWVRPQGGCTGFVKYKGVEPIDIFCDRLVQQQSVLLLPALTYSHVGNHFRIGFGRKNMSESLEQLKEFLKHENFDA from the coding sequence ATGAGTCTAAATGTATTTAAGCTAGAGGAATATCTAGCACGCTATGAGTTCTCGGCTAAATATCTGCTTTGCTGTTCGGATGCAGAAAGTTTTAATATGCTTGAGATTTTGGAGATGGCATCGCCTGATGACAAAAAGCTTTGGGATCATTTACGCCTCAGCTATACAGAAACGCCAGGTTTACCTATCTTACGCCAAACCATAGCTAATAAATTATATCACCGGCTTGAGGCAGATAATATCCTGTGTTTCGCAGGGGCTGAAGAAGGCATCTTTTGTACCCTTCATGCGCTGATTGAAAATAATGACCATGTGATTGTTTTAACCCCTTGTTATCAGTCTTTGCTTGAAATCCCTAAATTAAAGGGGGCAGATATATCGGAAGTCCCTCTTAAAGAGGAAAATGATTGGCGTATTGATTTAAGTACAATTAAGAAAGCAATAAAGCCAAACACAAAGTGTATAATCATCAACTTTCCCCATAATCCAACTGGTCAAGTAATAGAAGAAGAGGAACTCGCAGGTCTGATAGATATTTGCAAGGCTCAGGATATTTGGTTATTTTCAGATGAAGTTTATAGGCTGCTTGGTACCCCGAGCAAACCATGGGCAAGTCCTGCTACATGTTTGTATAGTAGAGCGCTGTCGCTTGGAGTAATGAGCAAAGCCTTTGGTATGGCAGGCCTTAGGATTGGTTGGATCGCTTGTCAGGACAAAACTTTACTCAAGCAAATCGAACAGCTAAAACACTATACTACCATCTGTAATAGCGCGCCAGCTGAGATTTTAGCACTTATCTCTCTGCACAATAAAGATAAGATATTAACACGCAATAACAAGATTGTAGCAGATAATTTAAAACTGCTTGATGAGTTTTTCAGAGAGTACAGCCCCTTATTTGAATGGGTTAGGCCGCAAGGGGGATGTACCGGTTTTGTGAAATATAAGGGCGTTGAGCCTATAGATATTTTCTGTGATCGTTTAGTTCAACAACAAAGCGTTTTACTATTGCCGGCATTGACCTATAGCCACGTAGGCAATCATTTTCGTATTGGATTTGGCAGAAAAAATATGTCCGAGAGTCTTGAGCAATTAAAAGAATTTTTGAAGCATGAAAATTTTGACGCATGA
- a CDS encoding transcriptional regulator, with the protein MALSTYIPICDAIVRLMHPLIEIVIHDIESDSIIYMNGHLSPRKVGDPALLDKEVVNNLDQIVYPKINFDGKLVKSISVVLEGKWVLCINADISLFSNMHALSEVILQSVSTYQPKSLFVNDWQEKLHISVHDYLQNYSLSFKNLSAPNKKALVKHLFGLGAFNEKKAADYIAKILDLSRATVFKYLKELRIK; encoded by the coding sequence ATGGCTTTATCTACCTATATACCAATATGTGATGCAATTGTTCGCTTAATGCATCCGCTCATTGAGATTGTGATTCATGATATTGAATCTGACAGCATTATCTATATGAATGGCCATCTGTCGCCAAGAAAAGTTGGTGACCCTGCACTACTTGATAAAGAGGTTGTAAATAATTTAGACCAAATAGTCTATCCAAAAATCAATTTCGATGGAAAGCTGGTGAAGTCAATATCAGTGGTACTAGAAGGCAAATGGGTGCTGTGCATTAACGCAGATATTTCTTTATTCAGCAATATGCATGCTTTAAGTGAGGTTATTTTGCAAAGTGTCTCCACTTATCAGCCAAAGTCTCTCTTTGTGAATGACTGGCAGGAAAAATTGCATATTAGTGTTCATGATTATTTGCAAAATTACAGCCTATCTTTTAAGAATTTAAGTGCACCAAATAAAAAAGCTCTTGTGAAGCATTTATTTGGCTTAGGAGCCTTTAATGAAAAAAAAGCGGCTGATTATATAGCAAAAATCTTAGATCTTAGTAGAGCTACTGTTTTTAAATATTTAAAAGAATTAAGGATCAAATGA
- a CDS encoding esterase/lipase family protein translates to MHLLILIHGLNKSSKVLKGLEQFACKQGLAVLNIDYPSTKFPIEHLIDIVDSQINQKLQEKYTNVSFVGFSMGGLIIRAYLHKYKILNLSKVVLVGTPNKGSEVADFLKNNKLYQKLYGPAGQQLITDQEEFSEIFGSIYYKCGVIAGSLPLDPCFVFMRGKPNDGKVTVESTKIVGMHDHIVVKVPHWYQSRSKKIWFNILHFLKYSEFPEKWKIT, encoded by the coding sequence ATGCATTTACTAATTTTAATTCATGGGCTTAATAAATCTAGTAAGGTTCTAAAAGGACTGGAGCAATTTGCTTGTAAGCAAGGTTTGGCCGTATTAAATATTGATTATCCTTCTACTAAATTTCCTATAGAACACTTAATTGATATAGTTGACTCCCAGATTAACCAGAAACTTCAAGAGAAATACACTAATGTCTCATTTGTTGGGTTTTCTATGGGCGGGTTAATAATTAGAGCTTATTTGCATAAATATAAAATACTTAATTTAAGTAAAGTAGTGTTAGTAGGTACCCCAAATAAAGGAAGCGAGGTTGCAGATTTTCTAAAAAATAACAAACTGTACCAAAAGTTATATGGCCCTGCCGGCCAGCAATTAATTACTGATCAAGAGGAATTTAGTGAGATATTTGGTAGTATATACTATAAATGTGGAGTAATAGCAGGTAGCTTGCCTCTAGACCCATGCTTTGTATTCATGCGAGGCAAACCAAACGATGGTAAAGTAACAGTAGAAAGCACAAAAATTGTAGGTATGCACGATCATATAGTGGTGAAAGTACCGCATTGGTATCAGTCAAGAAGCAAAAAAATATGGTTTAATATCTTGCACTTTCTTAAATATTCAGAATTTCCAGAAAAATGGAAAATAACTTGA
- a CDS encoding FAD-binding oxidoreductase, giving the protein MRIILFLTCFLAINAQAVPATRDTGSLHDTEISEYEIIPKEYSIEHIRKIIAKAKTTKAHISVKGTQHSQGGHSYSPQGIVLDLSHLNDIKLLSGDLVRIQAGATWQQVIEFLHPLDLSIAIMQSDYDFSVGGTISTNVHGWQANKPPIISTIYGFHILTSEGKVIYCSRDKNYDLFKAAIGGYGLFGVIIDVDLKVVQNKLYGLKQQVFNSSEFPHYFQREVQDNTKASMFFGRFSIHKNYFLKKLIVRVYEDSDLPITNSSLAVLNRGKKFVSLLFASTYNNQFFKKLRWHIETSNWVSKVFKALSRNQLLYHSTKIYGTQDQNTIDLLQEYFIPINRFSEFVSFLQTLEKDISPYLMNLTLRYVQQDLETLLNYAKEDMICFVMYFRGPKLEKFDQALKKAAIKMTDKALELNGSYYLPYRPYQTREHREHFIKAYLKFQKFKAIKNKYDPDMIFYNEFYKNYLEEL; this is encoded by the coding sequence ATGCGAATTATCTTATTTCTGACATGTTTCTTAGCCATTAACGCACAAGCTGTACCCGCTACTCGTGATACAGGTAGCTTACATGATACTGAAATTTCTGAATATGAAATTATTCCTAAGGAATATAGTATAGAACATATAAGGAAAATAATTGCAAAAGCAAAAACTACCAAGGCTCATATCTCTGTGAAAGGCACTCAGCATAGCCAAGGAGGACACAGCTATAGCCCCCAAGGAATAGTTTTAGATTTATCTCATCTTAACGATATAAAACTTTTAAGCGGTGACTTAGTGCGCATTCAAGCAGGAGCAACATGGCAACAAGTGATTGAGTTCTTACATCCCTTGGATTTATCTATTGCTATTATGCAATCAGATTATGATTTTAGTGTAGGAGGTACAATTTCTACTAATGTTCATGGTTGGCAAGCTAATAAGCCGCCGATAATTTCTACTATTTATGGTTTTCATATTTTGACTTCTGAAGGGAAGGTAATTTACTGTAGTCGAGACAAGAATTATGATTTATTTAAAGCAGCAATAGGGGGTTATGGGTTGTTTGGAGTTATCATAGATGTTGATCTTAAAGTAGTTCAAAACAAATTATATGGACTAAAACAACAAGTTTTTAATAGCAGTGAATTTCCTCATTATTTTCAAAGAGAAGTTCAAGATAATACAAAGGCTAGTATGTTTTTTGGTAGATTCTCCATCCACAAAAATTATTTTTTAAAAAAGCTGATTGTAAGGGTATATGAAGATTCTGATTTGCCAATTACTAATTCTTCACTTGCCGTTTTAAACAGAGGTAAAAAATTTGTTAGTTTATTATTTGCCTCAACTTATAATAATCAATTTTTTAAAAAGCTGCGGTGGCATATTGAGACAAGTAACTGGGTTAGCAAAGTTTTTAAAGCACTATCTCGTAATCAATTACTATACCACTCTACAAAAATCTATGGGACTCAAGACCAAAATACAATAGATCTCTTACAAGAATATTTTATTCCTATAAACCGTTTTAGTGAATTTGTCAGTTTCTTGCAAACACTTGAGAAAGATATTAGCCCTTATCTGATGAATTTGACTCTGCGATATGTCCAGCAAGATCTTGAAACTTTGTTAAATTATGCAAAAGAAGATATGATATGCTTTGTAATGTATTTTCGGGGGCCTAAACTTGAAAAATTTGATCAAGCTCTAAAAAAAGCAGCAATTAAAATGACCGATAAAGCCTTAGAGTTAAACGGTAGTTACTATCTTCCTTATCGACCTTATCAAACAAGAGAACATAGAGAACATTTTATTAAAGCCTACTTAAAATTTCAGAAATTTAAAGCAATCAAGAATAAATATGATCCAGATATGATCTTTTATAATGAATTTTATAAAAATTACTTAGAAGAGCTCTAA
- the uvrB gene encoding excinuclease ABC subunit UvrB: MVNEFSIKSNYSPAGDQPRAIEGIIQGIGAGKRSQMLLGITGSGKTFTMANIIAYLQRPTLIMVHNKTLAAQIYSEMKAIFPDNAVEYFVSYYDYYQPEAYIARTDTYIEKDSSINEQIDLLRHSATRSLLERRDVIVVSSVSCIYGLGSPELYYQMTITLKAGETYIRDKLLNDLVNLQYERNDIGFERGTFRVKGDNIDVFPVHYNDKAWRLSFFGNELEYIREFDPLTGEKLVQLDKAVIYGSSHFVTPKEVVQTAITQIEEELQQRLEFLNKHNKLLEAQRLNQRTQYDIEMLMETGSCKGIENYSRFLTGKASGAPPPTLFEYLPKDALLFVDESHVAVPQIRAMYNGDRARKESLVEHGFRLPSALDNRPLKFEEWQDLRPQTVFVSATPAPFELQESKGEVVEQIIRPTGLLDPECIIKPVTKQVEDLLSELQATIAQGLRILVTTLTKKMAEDLTNYLQELGYKVSYLHSNVHTLERIEIIRDLRQGNIDILVGINLLREGLDIPECGLVAILDADKEGFLRSEVSLIQTIGRAARNSQGRVILYADIITKSIEKAVGETHRRRKVQQEYNQKHSIIPKTINHNIHALIELEKLDSKLDNKKQLHSLLDHPVKLKAHINKLKKEMHQAASNLEFEEAAKLRDQINMLQEGALELSVSVTAISD, from the coding sequence ATGGTAAATGAATTTTCTATTAAATCTAATTATTCTCCAGCTGGTGATCAGCCAAGAGCAATTGAGGGAATTATTCAAGGAATTGGAGCAGGAAAACGTTCTCAAATGTTACTGGGTATTACCGGTTCAGGTAAAACTTTTACTATGGCTAATATAATTGCTTATTTGCAGCGTCCTACTCTGATTATGGTACATAATAAGACATTAGCAGCACAAATTTATTCAGAAATGAAGGCCATTTTCCCTGATAATGCGGTAGAATATTTTGTCTCATATTATGACTATTATCAGCCGGAAGCATATATTGCCAGAACAGATACCTACATAGAAAAAGATTCTTCAATTAATGAACAAATAGATTTATTAAGGCATTCTGCTACTAGATCACTACTAGAGCGCCGTGATGTCATAGTAGTGTCATCAGTTTCTTGCATTTATGGCCTTGGGTCCCCCGAGCTTTATTATCAAATGACTATAACACTTAAAGCTGGAGAAACTTATATTAGAGATAAGCTACTTAATGATTTAGTAAATTTACAATATGAGCGTAATGATATAGGTTTCGAACGAGGAACATTTAGAGTTAAAGGAGATAATATTGATGTTTTTCCAGTGCATTATAACGATAAAGCTTGGCGATTATCATTCTTTGGTAATGAGTTAGAATATATTAGAGAATTTGATCCTTTGACCGGAGAGAAATTAGTTCAATTAGATAAAGCGGTAATTTATGGGAGTTCTCACTTCGTAACACCAAAAGAAGTAGTGCAAACAGCTATTACTCAAATAGAAGAAGAATTACAACAACGTTTGGAATTCCTAAATAAACATAATAAATTATTAGAAGCCCAAAGGTTGAATCAGCGTACTCAATATGATATAGAAATGTTGATGGAAACAGGCAGCTGTAAAGGTATTGAGAATTATTCACGGTTTTTAACAGGTAAAGCTTCTGGGGCCCCTCCCCCTACTTTATTCGAATATTTACCTAAAGATGCATTATTATTTGTGGATGAAAGCCATGTAGCTGTACCACAAATTAGAGCTATGTATAACGGGGATAGAGCAAGAAAAGAATCTCTAGTAGAGCATGGTTTCCGCCTCCCTTCAGCGCTAGATAATAGGCCATTAAAATTCGAAGAATGGCAAGATCTTAGGCCTCAAACAGTATTTGTTTCGGCTACGCCAGCACCTTTTGAATTACAAGAAAGCAAAGGAGAGGTAGTAGAGCAAATTATTAGGCCTACAGGATTACTTGATCCAGAATGCATTATAAAGCCAGTTACTAAACAAGTGGAAGATTTATTAAGCGAACTCCAGGCTACTATAGCACAAGGGTTACGTATTTTAGTAACAACTCTTACAAAAAAAATGGCAGAAGATTTAACAAATTATCTGCAAGAATTAGGGTATAAAGTATCATACTTACATTCTAACGTACATACTTTGGAACGCATAGAGATTATTAGAGATTTACGTCAAGGTAATATTGATATTCTAGTAGGTATTAACCTGTTACGTGAAGGTTTAGATATTCCAGAATGTGGGCTTGTTGCTATATTAGACGCAGATAAAGAAGGATTCTTACGATCAGAGGTTTCCCTAATTCAAACTATTGGAAGGGCTGCACGCAATAGTCAAGGGAGAGTAATATTATACGCTGATATTATTACTAAATCTATTGAGAAAGCAGTAGGTGAAACACATAGGAGAAGGAAAGTGCAGCAAGAATATAATCAAAAACATTCTATAATACCTAAAACTATTAATCACAATATTCATGCACTGATTGAATTAGAAAAATTAGATAGTAAATTAGATAATAAAAAACAACTTCATTCTTTATTAGATCACCCGGTAAAATTAAAAGCGCATATTAATAAGTTAAAAAAAGAAATGCACCAAGCGGCAAGTAATTTAGAATTCGAAGAGGCAGCAAAGTTACGTGATCAAATTAATATGTTACAAGAAGGAGCATTAGAATTAAGCGTATCAGTTACAGCAATTTCAGATTGA